CGCCTGGGGCTCCGTCGGTCTGGGGACGGGCGTCGGAGCCGTCCGTGCGCGTCGCGGCGGGGGCATCGTCGGCGTCCCCCTCCTGCCGGCGCGTGGGGTCGGCGCCGCCGCTCAGGCTGTCCCACGCGGCGACGGGATCCTCACGGGGGACGATGCGCGGGGCCGGGGAGTCGGTCGGCGCGTCGTAGCGCGAGCGGCCCGTCGGCCAGCGCGGCCCCGTGATCGCGACGAGCACGCCGGTGAGCGCCGACGCGATGCCGGCGACGACGGTGACCGGGCCCCATGGCGTAATGGTCCAGCCGACGACGAGGTCGGCGACGGGCGCGGATCCGGCGACGCCCGTGACGGTCGTGACGGCGGCCTCGCCGGCCTGGACGGGACCCGCGACGGCGGCGAGGGCCGACAGCGCGACTGTCGCGCCGATGAG
This is a stretch of genomic DNA from Clavibacter zhangzhiyongii. It encodes these proteins:
- a CDS encoding Trp biosynthesis-associated membrane protein — its product is MRVTRRTKSLALLLVLATSAATFLGWSQDWSTLRIGGQAPALVPVAGSVAAPALSALALSSLALAGALAIAGRALRVVLGVLQVLIGATVALSALAAVAGPVQAGEAAVTTVTGVAGSAPVADLVVGWTITPWGPVTVVAGIASALTGVLVAITGPRWPTGRSRYDAPTDSPAPRIVPREDPVAAWDSLSGGADPTRRQEGDADDAPAATRTDGSDARPQTDGAPGDAR